In the genome of Lactuca sativa cultivar Salinas chromosome 3, Lsat_Salinas_v11, whole genome shotgun sequence, the window ATTTTTATCAATAAAAGCAATAAAATTCATTTCCTCACTAgcattgtagtttttttttttttaatatcatataCTTAGACAACATCTAAAGAAATTCTAAACTTATATTATGTGGTCGTGTTTAGCACGGGCCTAAAaattttctaatatatatatatatatatatatatatatatatatatatatatatatatatatatatatatatatatatatatatggttaggttcatgtgagacggcctaattttgtgagaccgtgagacgcatttttttattattttttttagttttatttttattttttttagttaattaaagttccgaaaaaaatatttaaaaaaagaatttttggatttttccatttattttgaattttaaaattattttttacaaatatatacagtgtaatattctattagaatatttcacgtatttttcaaaaacaaatgagacttttttttattttttttagttaattcaagttccgaaaataatacttaaaaaaaaaaaaatttttagatttttccatttgttttgcgttttaaaattattttttagaatatgtcaatgtaatattctattagaatatttcacatttttttaaaaaaaatgggattttttttattttttttagttaattcaagttccgaaaataatatttaaaaaaagaatttttggatttttccatttattttgtattttaaaattatttttaaatttggtctcacggtccctcacaaaattagaatggtttcaaatgaacctgaacatatatatatatatatatatatatatatatatatatatatatatatatatatatatatatacggattagctacggatttttcttattttcgatttttcgggcaccaaacgtcgtttttttcgcttcgtttttttcacacctgtactatacatgattatctatattttcactaacttatagctattaatatcgttCATAAAGCCGTGTGCACATACGAGATCTATTACTCGTTTaatggtttaacactataattcttatgaatacgttcacatacatctcacaaacaGTAAATATctacatgatgatgatgatgatgatgatgatgatgatgatgatgatgatgatgatgatgatgatgatgatgatgattatgatcatcatcatcatcatctacaccatcatcatcatcggtTTGCCAGCATCGTAGATTCCTTACCGCCATCATCGATTTACCGGCGTCGCAGCAGGGCAGACCACCACCCCCACCACTCGGAAGACCGAAAGGGAACACAAAATCTCCAAACTCCAGCGGCCAGCCCCACACCTCCACTCCTCCATCTGGTAATATGctcgtttattttttttttcagtgcatttggtgtaacatcccaaaatacaacaaaaaaaatttgttttaataataataaaaatcatatgctgaacgtcatatcataaaaccatacgtcaaatatctcaaaccataataaaatgtcgTGATACAACTGTATCAAATCAAACTAAGTATCAAAACAATCTCCCAGGACAAAaattgaagctgtggtgtgtgcgatgccatcatcccgagctctttcctttacttgcggaagtacctgaaaccaaaactgaaactgtaagcacgaagcttagtgagctcccccaaattaccacataccaaacaaacatataacaattactgggccttgcccactgcataggaccgaagtccggaactaactagggccttgccctctgcatcggaccgaagtccggaactactgaggcCCTGCctcctacatcagaccgaagtccggaactgactgcatcggacagaagttcggaactactgaacatagcatagcataaacatatcaactaacaaaacaacatatactgcatactgcttcGGGCCAtaacccggaacacataacacgtaaacctgtctgagccacgaaagcgtcaaacatactaactactacatcagaccgaggtccggaaactaTTACTAattgaacgggccggcattgtggccttagacccgttcctactggaagggaactcacctcgtgatcTGGCTGCtaagtgtatggctctggaagctatctgttgctgctccggtatctccccggctacaattccacaaacacactcaatcaaatactaataactATATTGGGGTAAAATAAATCTTTTACCCTtggccaaagtcaactctcccggtcaaagtcaacttacaattgacctgactcgccgagttgggccgccaacttgccgagtccctactctcacttctcaaccctgttTGCTGCTACTCGTcaagtatggcatcaactcgacgaatTTCCTTTCGATTCTAGAACTCATGCTatctgcatccaactcgccgagttgtgtgaacaactcgacgagttgttcttgaactaagaaggttgccttggactcgcagagttgtatgaacaactcgtcgagtccctccattactgagtttgACCCCGGCTCACTGAGTCCattccactactcactggtccccactcgaaatcactcaaaaaggggaagaatcggggactcgcggctcgactcgccgagtccgaagaacgactcgccaagtcgcatgcatgcagttactataaactcgattctgcttgaatctagCGCATATGACTTGTAGATCTGGGCTCCTTAggttcgattaacacgtaaagattctatctttacgtgcccataagcatccatgaagattaaaaggctcaaaaagcataataaaggctagatctacgGTTCTCATGCATagcaacttcaaaaaggcaatagatcagggctctacaactcctaaatgaacagatctagggatatctcgacccatcaaggcatccatacaactataaagcctcgaaaatacattaaactagccttagaggtgttccaatggaggttttaagcacaaaacataatgatttcgagaaatacctcaatgaactctgattttgaccttggatctttgctctacacctcttctttttggtcctttcttctttttcttcttcaaaccttcaagaatCAACACAAAACACTTTAATCAAACAAGGAATGGTTTAGGGTTGCTCAcaggctctctgagggtgaaggaggcgagtttggggcacatatcattgcttaaatagtgagcaaacccgaggatttagggtttcttccagacaggcggactcgccgagtcctgaaTATGGACTTGTCGAAtcgccgacttacacgtgctcgaaatcctttctctactcgacgagtcgggctatagactcgctgagtccctctgaaaaacttctaaataaataaacatgaaaacaACATACTAGAGACGGGACGTTACATTTGAATGTCAAAGACTcgttttttcttcaattttcaaCACATTGGAGTAGTTCGATCTTACAGTGATTGTAAAGTCATTAGATTGGATTTCTGAATGCCAAAATTTTACCCATATTATATTTCGCAGCTGTCCAAAGTTTGTAGATCAAAGAAGAAAGAAGGTGCTAGTGAACTATCTCATGGCTCTATTTTTGGACCTTTAAATGATATCTACAACAAGTTAGTATCACAATAACACtctatttcatttttataatagaGAGATTAAGgtattatattattttcatatgTTGTTATCTTGACATTATATGCCTGCAGAATGGTTTCATTTGTAATGGAGGATTTTGTTAAAGAAATATGGAGCAATGGAACCTTCTCAATTTGTTCATGTAATGTCAGTTGTTGGTGATAGATATGATGGTAACATGCCATGTATGTTTTGGTTCCTATTgtgggaataattattgtttgttgATGTAATGTCAGTTTTAGGATTTAGAGAATGTATAGAAACAACTTTTGTCTAGGATTTAAAATTTATTAGGAGGATATAAACAACATTTGTTAATTTCCAAAGGCTTAAGAGTTTAAATTTTCTTATTCATGTTGGCTTTCACCATTTGCAAGTTGTTTAATGCAATAAAAAATGTAAACGTTTGCTTCAAAGAATCTTTTGTCTATATCTTTAGGATTTAAAAGTGCTTGGAAAGAAACTAAAAgtttaagagttttttttttctgtgTGCATGGGCGTAATATGGCTCGAAATTCCTCTTTACAAGTGCTTTTGATTTTCAAGAAAATACAAGTTCAAAAGGCATCAGGAATGTTTGGTAGTCTTGGAaggaaatgtgttttatttttaaGCTACTTAAATGAAAGATATATACAGGCTTATTATAATATCCTATTtttattttgtcttatttattgtgtTGTACTGTAAAAAATGTTCTCAATTACtgctataataaataaataaataaaagtatattgctatatttgtattttttttttttgtgataattGATTATGGTGTATTGAAACAGGAATAATTGTTGGCCTTTGATTCAAAACTCAAATTGAAGAACACTTGTGAGTCTTTATCGATTCAACTTACCCGATAATCTTCCAAGTAATCCACCAAATAATTCTTAATTTTATGTTTGTAAACACTTAGTTAAACTTTTGTAGTTGACACTTTTAATAGGTATTATTAGACACATTTAATGTATTATTAGACAATGTTCCTTAGTAACATGTATTtgtatttgatatttttttaggtttatttgttttattataatgttatttattttgtGATTGTTATAAGTTTAATGTAATGGGGGGTTTTTTCAATAATTTGGACATaaaaaactgatttttttttaaataactttttgctgttttttttttttttttttttttaaattaaaagtaattacctacggattacctacggAAAATCCGTAGGTAATGTGAGCCGTAGGAAATCTGTAGGTAATAAAGTCAATGGTAGTCAAAGTTGGCTCTGTCGGTAATCCGTAGCTATGTATTTCCGTAGCTATTCTGTAGGAAAATAGTCAAACATGACTCTCGTAAGTAACCCGTAGGTATTCTGTAGCTATTGttttccgtagctattccgtaggtaTTATACCCATGGAAAAAGTTGTAGCTATTCTGTAGCTAGTCCGTAGTAATTCCGTAGGTATAAATTTCCCACGGGAATTTATGCTACATGATATTTTCCGTAGCCAATCCGTAGATATCGCCTTATACCTACTAAATAGCTACGGATTGTGCCGTAGCTGTTGCCCTAGTTTTCTTGTAGTGAATGGATGGCTTCAAAAATGTGAATTCAATTCAATATCAAAGGAAATTGTTCAATCAATGGTCTGGGATTGCTAATTGGTGTATTGTtgatttgttttgttatttatggtatattTCATgaataggggtattttgggtataaaaatattatatgtatgctttgttcTAAATGTTGAATCAAATTTGTGCTTAAAATGTACGTTTTTACAACTCTTCAGCAACTTCATCCATCAAAAAAGGGGAAAAATAGTTATTTTTTATCAGTTAGCAAATTCAGTtagatatataattaaaatgcatGATTTCTTACTTAGTCAGAATTTGTTATCTAGACAGACTATTCTCAGTTAGGATTTCTTATGTTGACAGACTATTTTCAGTAAGTAACTATCAAGCTGGACCTAAAACTTTCTTAAAGGATACAAAAAAGTTTATATGAATTTACATTATATTGGGGTAAAAGGTTTTTTTTAGgattttttgtttttatgaatTTGGTAATGAAAAATCTAGTCCGCAAGACTATTTGTTGTTTGCTATAAGGGATGTTGGCCTTTTGTGCGACACGGTTTCGCTATCGTTTCTACACAGTGTAGTGGTTGGCTTAAAAAAtgaaataagtatttataaaaaCTTATTCACTGGACATACTTAAACTTGACATGACCTATATAAAGGCCACAAAACGTACGACTCCTGAAAAAGATATGACCTATATAACAACCACAAAACGTACATCTGCTAAAAAATATATACCTAACAAGGATCTTGTCTATATGAAAGGCATCTCCAAAAGCAATTCCAACGATCGACCTATACAGACAACAAATTTCCCAATCACAACCTATCGTGTCCCTCCACACCTTCCGTTTTTTTGTAGCGAGTTAGTTATTTTGCACAATTCATGGAGGTTTGCAAAATGTAATCTATGAGAAGGGAAGATTCTCTCACATACTTTGGCATTTTGTGGTGATAATACAACCGACTTGGCTATTGCACACTACTCATGGGTTGTAGTGTTAGAATtagtgataattgattgattattccAAATTTTATGATGCCCATGTTTACTTGCACGATAACATCGTCCATTAAAACGATATAACAGCAACATGGACTAAACACAATTACACAAGACAGGAAATTAAGTAATTATTTACAAGCTCTAGAACACCAAAGTATCATGGAAAAACGCAATAAAACTAAACCAAATTACATACGAGATAACACACAATACAACGCTCAATCCCACCTCTATGCTTCTTACCCATCAAGAACATACAAGGCAAACGACACCAATACACCAGATTATTATTCAGGCATCTCATTATTCTATATACACATGCATCGTCACAAAGATATCATAGGATCTAATGCCCAGAAAGCTTATCCTTGATCTTCTCCATCACCCCTTTCTTCTCGTGGGTTTCCCCTTCcccataaccaccaccaccaacaccgCCTGCTGTTGTTGTGGAATGCTCGTCCGTGTTATGACCACCAGGAAGTTTTTCTTTGATCTTCTCCGTCACCCCTTTCTTCTCGTGGCCTTCTTCTCTATGTTGATCGTAGCCTGCCCCAGTTCCTATGCCAATGTTGCTGCTGGACAAAGGGGTGGCGCTAGGTTGGTTTTGATAAGATTCAGTTTCTCCGGTGGCGTGACCTAGACCCTGGTGACTAGTGACACCATAATCACCCATGGTTTCATCGGTGGTAGAGTGAAGTGGGTTTCCGTACTCATTAGTTTTCTGAACAGGGTTGCCATACTCATCTGTTTGCCGACCTTCTCTTCCGTATGTCTGATCTCCGTATTCTGCCATTTTTCTTTTCACTCGATAAGTTATAGAAGAAGCTTGAAAACGTAGAATTGAACACTTAGTTCgtttgtgttttttttaatgaGATTCGGGTGGCTTTATATAGAGGAAAGTGAGATGATGAAAAGATAGTTTACGTGGCGAAATGAAGATGCATAGCATTAATAAACCTACATACTATTATAGATAAGTCATAAAAGTCAATTTGTGTAGTCAGGCTGTGTCGACAAGATTTGGTTCGTCGACATATAATCACCTCTTCTTAGATTCCTGCTAATTGgtcagtttttttattttttattttttttttattattatttttttaaaattatatactaTATTCGTTGTTTCCAAAAAAACACATATTTCATGTCGGTAAGTCTTTGTTGTTTTCACAGATTGAATCCAAATTTATGAAAATTCACATCCGAATAACCTTTAATGAAAATTGATAAACTAGATTGAGTCGAATTCacaaataaatattttaaaatgtgaTTGTAAGCTCATTTATAATACTGGTTATAGTTATTAATTAATTCCCGTACTCGATCATTCCACCATtcttaatttttttgtttaataaaACTAACATTAATAGAAAATAAAACTACATCATTGGGAAAAAAGGTCACATTAATTTAGGAAAAAAATACCCCTGGCTTTCTTCTTAATGATTCCTTCTTATTTCCTAgaatatttttacaaaaattaATGGGGTATGCAAACTTTTCTTGTATTCGTTGGATTACATGTTTAAACCAACAACTAAATTAATATATAATTGAATTATTAGCAAACTCCTTTTAGGCTGCACACTGCACTCAGACATAGTAATTCAATATGATAACTTTTTAGAGAGAAaacaaatttattaatttattgtatgattaataaataacaGCAAATGAAGTTATAAATATGTTATGGAAATAACATATTAActagaaatagtattatttaattaataacaaatcataaattaattgaaattaagtTTAGGAATAAtcggattaattaaaagtgcgaGGGCTGGAGTGTAATTGTTCCATAGTTGAACAAATTAGGGTCCAGAACCTTCCTTGGATGGGTGGGCGAAATTAGGGATATTATGGGAATTCTGCAATATTCTCTATAGATAAATAAGAgtttagataattaccaatttgaattaatattattttattcaaattattgttatctagggtttcctaaatttaatatataaaaaccccTCGACCTATGATTTTTGGCCATCTCTTTATTCATAAGGATAGTCGAAATTTCTCCATCCCCTCTCTTCTCTCTTTAAGTCTCCTTGTTGCTAGGGTTGGGTCTGAACCATCAGATGAATGAGATTTCTAGTGCTAGTTTAACTTCAAGCAGGATTGTGATTGATTATCTACTAGTAtaatcaagaggtatgtaattctaaaccATTTTTCCATTTTTGAAATACTTCGCGTTCTTATAGGATTCTTGATATTCAACTGGTTATTAATTCAAtattgaaaacatagatcctttaggtttCATTTAAACTTGGGGTTTAAGTTTTACTgccaaaatatgatttttgtaacctataaatcCCATTAGGGATACCAGAGCGGTTGTTTTCAATTGAATATGCATAATAGTTGAACAGATCAAGATTagggtttatataaattaaaCCCTAAAGGATGCAAATTTTGACTTGGgctagggttcttgaaaccctacCCTCCACCCTTTAAATTCAAAATTTCTCgggtttccttatttgataattatTAATCTTAAATTGTTTAAAATGCGATAATTAAAATTGGATAACCCATTATTGCTTCATTTTCGAAAATTTAGATGGAAAGGGATTACAGTTAAATTTAAATTATCTAATTAATAGTTAATGGTAAATAATGTTTAATCCTCATaagatttaaattaatttatttaaatgttaattaaaagataaagattaaatcTTAATTGGTTTATTTCAAATTGAAATAACTCtcttaattttgaaaatatacaTTAAACCTACTATTTtagaaaagtttttaaaatacaccttctatatatacatatatatatatatatatataatattataagttaattactatatgtataagattaggTCTGTTGGATCGCTAGTAAGTCTTATTCACGAAACTGAACTATAAT includes:
- the LOC111914027 gene encoding dehydrin DHN1; translated protein: MAEYGDQTYGREGRQTDEYGNPVQKTNEYGNPLHSTTDETMGDYGVTSHQGLGHATGETESYQNQPSATPLSSSNIGIGTGAGYDQHREEGHEKKGVTEKIKEKLPGGHNTDEHSTTTAGGVGGGGYGEGETHEKKGVMEKIKDKLSGH